The Halorussus salinus genome contains a region encoding:
- a CDS encoding transposase, translating into MKYNLETGSHTVYALQYHFVTVTKYRADLLTDEIAERIGEIASDISEDFG; encoded by the coding sequence ATGAAGTACAATCTCGAAACTGGGTCGCACACGGTCTACGCGCTCCAATATCACTTCGTGACCGTCACGAAGTACCGCGCAGACCTACTCACCGACGAAATCGCAGAACGAATCGGTGAGATTGCCAGCGACATCTCCGAGGACTTCGGCG